One genomic segment of Candidatus Limnocylindria bacterium includes these proteins:
- a CDS encoding FAD-binding protein: protein MNATTTERIRPTDAAACARAIADAAAASRSIRIRGAGTKDYIGEMLPTDAVLDTTALAGVVAHVPADLTVTVASGTRLADLRTALARAGQFLPLDPPHADAATIGGIIAANSTGFWRSRYGGVRDLLIGTTAVLGDGTIARSGGRVVKNAAGYDLNKLFVGSLGTLGVLVECTFKVLPAPPVSAGAHAQFADSAGAFAAADAIARTSARPAALAISGGPGGAWELLLQADGDAAPVARTLDLLSQSARAQGTSAQRHDGVPGVLATLNEISGNADGMVVRAALPLAAQPAFATTAARLEGFAQLVADAASGIVRVVVRGDDRVTLDAADALIAAARVVGGSARVERRPDSVRGRLRAWGDAEPAGLFLMRRLKEAFDPRGVLEPGRSAAG, encoded by the coding sequence GTGAACGCGACGACCACCGAGCGCATCCGTCCCACTGACGCCGCTGCGTGCGCACGGGCTATCGCCGACGCCGCGGCGGCGTCACGCAGCATCCGCATCCGTGGCGCCGGCACGAAGGACTACATCGGCGAAATGCTTCCGACCGACGCCGTGCTCGACACGACCGCCCTCGCCGGCGTCGTCGCGCACGTTCCCGCGGATCTCACCGTCACCGTGGCCTCGGGCACCCGCCTCGCCGACCTGCGGACAGCGCTCGCCCGCGCGGGACAGTTCCTTCCGCTCGATCCCCCGCACGCGGACGCGGCGACGATCGGCGGGATCATCGCGGCGAACAGCACCGGTTTCTGGCGGTCGCGCTACGGGGGCGTTCGTGACCTGCTCATCGGGACGACCGCAGTGCTCGGCGACGGCACGATCGCGCGGTCAGGTGGCCGTGTCGTGAAGAACGCCGCGGGGTACGACCTCAACAAGCTTTTCGTCGGCTCCCTGGGCACACTCGGCGTCCTCGTCGAATGCACCTTCAAAGTCCTTCCCGCGCCGCCGGTCAGCGCGGGCGCGCATGCCCAGTTCGCGGACAGCGCGGGTGCGTTCGCGGCAGCGGATGCGATCGCTCGTACGTCGGCGCGCCCGGCTGCGCTCGCGATCTCAGGCGGACCGGGCGGAGCGTGGGAGCTTCTCCTCCAGGCCGACGGCGACGCCGCGCCCGTCGCGCGCACGCTCGATCTCCTCTCACAGTCGGCACGCGCACAGGGCACGAGCGCGCAGCGCCACGACGGAGTTCCGGGTGTGCTGGCGACGCTCAACGAGATCTCCGGCAACGCCGACGGCATGGTCGTGCGTGCCGCGCTGCCGCTTGCCGCGCAACCCGCATTCGCGACCACCGCGGCCCGACTGGAAGGCTTCGCGCAGCTGGTGGCCGACGCGGCGAGCGGGATCGTTCGCGTCGTCGTGCGCGGCGACGACAGAGTCACGCTCGACGCGGCCGACGCGCTGATCGCAGCGGCGCGCGTGGTCGGAGGCTCCGCGCGGGTCGAGCGGCGACCAGATTCCGTGCGGGGTCGCCTGCGTGCGTGGGGCGACGCCGAGCCGGCGGGACTCTTCCTGATGCGACGCCTCAAGGAGGCATTCGACCCGCGCGGCGTCCTCGAGCCCGGAAGATCCGCAGCGGGATGA
- a CDS encoding FAD-linked oxidase C-terminal domain-containing protein → MTIRAGLRGAPLISALTDLLGRDKVLGTREDLLIYEYDGAVDTATPDAVVLPNDTSDVAKLSRFCHQNDVPIVPRGAGTGLSGGAIAVEGGVVVSFARMSRILEIDVPNMRAVVQPGLVNLHLSTAAAPHGLYFVPDPSSQKACTIGGNVAENSGGPHTLAYGVTTNHVTGMEIVLSDGTVVRLGGKAVEYDGYDLIGAFVGSEGTLGIVTEITVRLTPLPEDKRTILAAFPTIDGASETVSAIIGAGIVPSAIELMDQLATEAVEAAVGAGYPLDAGGILLMEVDGLRDGLDDAATRIEEICRANGATTLRRAATTLERDRLWAGRKGAFAAMGRLAPAYYVQDGVIPRTRLPEVLRTVREVAERHGVRIANVFHAGDGNLHPLILFANMSELEGVKQAGLEILEACVAAGGSITGEHGVGMEKNCFMPLQFTAEDLATMGRVKTAFDPHGLSNPGKIFPTPGRCREFQLGATR, encoded by the coding sequence GTGACCATACGCGCGGGGTTGCGCGGCGCGCCGCTCATCTCGGCGCTGACGGATCTTCTCGGGAGGGACAAGGTCCTGGGCACGCGCGAGGACCTCCTCATCTACGAGTACGACGGCGCGGTCGACACCGCGACACCCGACGCGGTCGTGCTCCCGAACGACACGTCCGACGTCGCGAAGCTTTCGCGCTTCTGCCATCAGAACGACGTGCCCATAGTTCCCCGCGGCGCGGGCACCGGTCTGTCCGGTGGCGCGATCGCCGTCGAGGGCGGCGTCGTCGTGTCCTTCGCGCGGATGTCGCGGATCCTCGAGATCGACGTGCCCAACATGCGCGCGGTCGTGCAGCCCGGTCTCGTCAATCTGCACCTGTCGACTGCGGCGGCGCCGCACGGCCTGTACTTCGTTCCCGATCCATCGAGCCAGAAGGCGTGCACGATCGGCGGGAACGTGGCGGAGAACTCCGGTGGTCCGCACACGCTGGCGTACGGCGTCACGACGAATCACGTGACCGGCATGGAGATCGTCCTCTCCGACGGGACCGTCGTGCGGCTCGGAGGGAAGGCCGTCGAGTACGACGGCTACGACCTCATCGGCGCGTTCGTCGGCTCGGAGGGAACGCTCGGCATCGTCACGGAGATCACCGTGCGCCTCACGCCGCTGCCCGAGGACAAGCGCACCATCCTGGCGGCGTTCCCGACGATCGACGGCGCGTCCGAGACGGTGTCCGCGATCATCGGCGCCGGCATCGTGCCCAGCGCGATCGAGCTCATGGACCAGCTCGCGACCGAAGCGGTCGAAGCTGCGGTCGGCGCGGGCTACCCGCTCGACGCGGGCGGCATCCTGCTCATGGAGGTCGATGGCCTCCGCGACGGTCTCGATGACGCGGCGACGCGCATCGAGGAGATCTGCCGCGCCAACGGGGCGACGACGCTCCGGCGCGCGGCGACGACGCTCGAGCGCGATCGGCTGTGGGCCGGACGCAAGGGCGCGTTCGCCGCGATGGGGCGCCTCGCGCCCGCGTACTACGTGCAGGACGGCGTGATCCCTCGAACGCGACTGCCCGAGGTGCTCCGCACCGTCCGGGAGGTCGCCGAGCGACACGGCGTGCGTATCGCGAACGTCTTTCACGCCGGCGATGGCAACCTCCACCCGCTCATCCTCTTCGCGAATATGAGCGAGCTCGAAGGCGTGAAGCAGGCGGGTCTTGAGATCCTCGAGGCCTGCGTCGCGGCCGGCGGCTCGATCACCGGCGAACACGGCGTGGGCATGGAGAAGAACTGCTTCATGCCACTGCAGTTCACCGCGGAGGATCTCGCGACGATGGGACGCGTGAAGACCGCGTTCGATCCGCATGGTCTTTCGAATCCGGGAAAGATCTTCCCTACTCCGGGCCGGTGTCGCGAGTTCCAGCTCGGCGCGACTCGGTGA